A genomic segment from Methanoplanus limicola DSM 2279 encodes:
- the cofD gene encoding 2-phospho-L-lactate transferase: MKICFLSGGTGTPKLIRGFRNHVDDENISVIVNTAEDMWIYGSHLSPDIDTVMYLFAGILNTDLWWGIKGDTTVTNDYLKDLGEDIYLTLGDRDRAVNIARGRMLNEGYSLTKSTEILSKKLGVKAKVLPMTDSEVTTYIKSEEGLIHFQEFWVRHKGKVKIEEVVRDYSGASATTEALDSIKNADAVILGPSNPVTSISPILECAGIREALVNKFVIAVSPFIGDAPISGPAKELMEAWGLAPDSAATSALYKEFTDVFVQDIRDEIPVEKSRRFDTLMLNEEISRELAGSLIEIIREKK; the protein is encoded by the coding sequence ATGAAGATCTGTTTCCTGTCCGGAGGTACAGGCACTCCAAAACTGATCAGGGGTTTTAGAAATCACGTTGATGATGAAAATATCTCGGTTATTGTAAATACAGCCGAGGATATGTGGATTTACGGAAGCCACCTGTCACCCGATATTGACACTGTTATGTACCTCTTTGCCGGAATTTTAAACACTGATTTATGGTGGGGCATTAAAGGGGATACAACAGTTACAAATGATTATTTAAAAGATCTCGGCGAGGATATCTACCTGACACTTGGTGACCGTGACCGTGCAGTGAATATAGCAAGAGGGAGGATGCTAAATGAAGGATATTCTCTCACAAAGTCCACAGAAATCCTCTCTAAAAAGCTTGGCGTAAAAGCAAAGGTTCTCCCGATGACAGATTCGGAGGTAACTACATATATCAAATCAGAAGAAGGACTGATTCATTTCCAGGAGTTCTGGGTCCGTCATAAAGGTAAGGTTAAAATTGAAGAGGTTGTAAGGGATTATTCCGGTGCATCTGCAACCACAGAAGCACTGGATTCTATCAAAAACGCAGATGCTGTAATTCTTGGCCCTTCCAATCCTGTTACAAGTATATCTCCTATTCTGGAGTGTGCAGGAATAAGAGAAGCCTTAGTAAATAAGTTTGTAATCGCAGTCAGCCCGTTTATAGGGGATGCACCGATAAGCGGGCCTGCAAAGGAGCTTATGGAAGCCTGGGGGCTGGCCCCTGATTCAGCCGCCACCTCTGCCCTGTATAAAGAATTTACAGATGTATTTGTCCAGGATATAAGGGATGAAATCCCGGTTGAAAAATCCCGTAGATTTGATACTCTTATGCTGAATGAAGAGATCAGCAGAGAACTTGCCGGTTCCCTTATTGAAATCATCAGGGAAAAAAAATGA
- a CDS encoding UbiD family decarboxylase, protein MRNFIEKMRENDLVIDIEEEVSSVYEAPKIAAGTDKLVFFHKLDGSYRSVMNVTASRKAIALALGYNEDELVENLSKAEYSGEVNYKGRHYMHPPNLFSIPIMKHFPLDAGRYLTSAVVFSEYGGVRNASIHRMLVLDEKHLAARLVEGRHTHTLLKKALENGEKLPIAITIGTHPAVTFASCTRVPENKELNFAAELMGGSLDVYECSNGVLVPDAEIVLEGFIGKDMTDEGPFVDITGTYDPVRSAPVIEITGMHVKNDPIYHGILPAGNEHKLLMGMPYEPKIYRTVAGVTTVRDVLLTTGGCGYLHGVVKIRKNTEGDGKNAVMAAFAAHTSLKHVVVVDEDIDIRNMEDVEYAIATRVRGDRDLMIIPGVRGSSLDPSRIGDGLNVKIGVDATMEMGKKDEFIRAEWD, encoded by the coding sequence ATGCGAAATTTTATAGAAAAGATGAGGGAAAACGACCTTGTTATAGATATTGAAGAGGAAGTCTCCTCTGTATATGAGGCTCCTAAAATTGCTGCCGGCACAGACAAGCTGGTTTTTTTCCATAAACTTGACGGCAGCTACAGAAGTGTAATGAATGTTACGGCATCAAGAAAAGCAATAGCCCTGGCACTCGGATATAATGAGGATGAACTTGTAGAAAATCTCTCAAAAGCAGAATATTCCGGAGAAGTTAATTATAAGGGAAGACACTACATGCACCCCCCAAATTTATTCTCAATTCCGATAATGAAGCATTTTCCTCTCGATGCAGGCCGATATCTCACATCAGCAGTTGTATTCTCCGAATATGGCGGTGTCAGGAACGCATCTATTCACAGAATGCTGGTCCTTGATGAAAAACATCTTGCAGCAAGACTTGTCGAAGGCAGGCATACCCATACACTTCTTAAAAAGGCTCTTGAAAACGGAGAAAAACTTCCCATTGCAATAACAATAGGTACACATCCGGCAGTCACATTTGCATCCTGCACAAGGGTTCCGGAGAATAAGGAACTTAATTTCGCAGCTGAACTTATGGGAGGCAGTCTGGATGTCTATGAGTGCTCAAACGGGGTTTTAGTCCCTGATGCCGAGATTGTCCTTGAGGGATTTATAGGGAAAGATATGACAGACGAGGGGCCTTTTGTTGACATAACAGGAACATACGATCCTGTAAGGTCTGCGCCTGTAATTGAAATAACCGGAATGCATGTTAAAAACGATCCAATTTATCATGGCATACTTCCGGCAGGAAACGAGCATAAACTCCTTATGGGAATGCCATATGAACCTAAGATCTACAGGACGGTTGCAGGAGTCACAACTGTCAGGGATGTGCTGCTCACAACCGGAGGATGCGGTTACCTTCACGGGGTTGTGAAGATACGCAAAAATACCGAAGGAGACGGCAAAAATGCAGTTATGGCTGCATTTGCAGCACATACCTCCCTTAAGCATGTTGTGGTTGTTGATGAGGATATTGATATCCGGAATATGGAGGATGTTGAATATGCAATTGCAACCCGTGTCAGGGGAGACCGTGACCTGATGATAATCCCAGGCGTCAGAGGTTCTTCACTTGATCCGTCAAGGATTGGCGACGGTCTGAATGTGAAGATTGGAGTGGATGCTACAATGGAGATGGGAAAGAAAGACGAATTTATACGGGCAGAGTGGGACTGA
- a CDS encoding 2-phospho-L-lactate transferase CofD family protein, with product MITIISGGKYSLRLISGLRSFLNDNEIAVISNTSDSFKMSGGIVSHDIDNLLFLFSGILNTNTWTGIAGDTYSTNKFLERLNHPEYYETGDRERGLQIARAEMISLGLKMTEITGEFCQDLGITATIIPATDRNISAVIKTGEISYSPVEYRNHINTGELNPCSAESVMIQSGGVPYAAPEAIKALISSDFVIIGPGDYATSVLPVLACRGIVTALKSAKVISLLPRMPVNYPNCRESTMYDNTVALCRRFSDIIIQDIKEETDIPGTMKIHASTGSKGKNESLAWDIMSIGRGIGRYSKEKVRHTFQ from the coding sequence ATGATCACAATAATTTCCGGTGGAAAATACTCCTTAAGACTCATATCAGGTCTGCGATCTTTTCTCAATGACAATGAAATAGCAGTAATCTCAAATACATCTGATTCCTTTAAGATGAGCGGCGGAATTGTATCCCATGATATTGACAACCTCCTTTTTCTCTTCTCCGGAATATTAAATACAAACACATGGACCGGAATTGCGGGGGACACTTACTCCACAAATAAATTCCTGGAACGGTTAAACCATCCGGAATATTATGAGACAGGTGACCGTGAAAGGGGACTTCAGATTGCAAGAGCTGAGATGATAAGTTTGGGCCTGAAAATGACGGAGATCACAGGGGAGTTTTGCCAGGATTTGGGTATCACAGCCACAATAATTCCTGCAACAGACAGAAATATTTCTGCAGTTATAAAAACCGGAGAGATATCATATTCTCCTGTGGAATACAGAAACCACATTAACACCGGAGAATTGAACCCCTGCTCAGCCGAATCAGTTATGATTCAGTCCGGTGGCGTACCCTATGCGGCGCCTGAGGCTATAAAAGCCCTTATTTCTTCAGACTTTGTAATCATTGGTCCGGGTGATTATGCCACTTCAGTTCTTCCCGTTCTCGCATGCAGGGGGATTGTTACGGCACTTAAATCAGCCAAAGTTATCTCTCTTCTGCCGCGTATGCCTGTAAATTATCCAAATTGCAGAGAATCAACCATGTATGATAATACTGTGGCCCTCTGCCGTAGATTTTCAGATATAATTATTCAGGATATAAAAGAGGAGACCGATATTCCCGGCACAATGAAAATTCATGCCAGTACTGGTTCCAAAGGGAAAAATGAATCCCTTGCATGGGATATAATGTCAATTGGAAGAGGCATAGGAAGATATTCCAAAGAGAAAGTCCGCCATACTTTTCAATAG
- a CDS encoding UbiX family flavin prenyltransferase → MKKYVVAVTGASGIIYARRLLEVLTPLAEVHIIISDMAKKIADYEEVDLSGFDGIYVAEKDMFADIASGSFRYDAMVIIPCSMKTLAAINSGFSDNLITRAADVCLKEGRKCILMPREMPLSGIHLRNMAELDGAGATIMVISPGFYLKPKTIDDLIDMVVARVLDHLGVKHSISERWSGN, encoded by the coding sequence ATGAAAAAATATGTTGTCGCTGTCACAGGTGCAAGCGGAATAATTTATGCAAGACGGCTTCTTGAGGTGCTCACGCCTCTGGCGGAAGTGCATATTATAATATCAGATATGGCAAAGAAGATTGCTGATTATGAAGAAGTTGATCTATCCGGATTTGACGGCATATATGTAGCTGAAAAGGATATGTTTGCAGATATCGCAAGCGGTTCTTTCAGGTACGATGCAATGGTTATCATACCATGCAGCATGAAGACACTTGCAGCAATAAATTCAGGTTTTAGTGACAACCTGATCACAAGAGCGGCAGATGTATGCTTAAAGGAAGGCAGAAAGTGCATCCTTATGCCAAGGGAGATGCCCCTTTCAGGAATACACCTCAGAAATATGGCTGAGCTTGACGGTGCCGGAGCAACAATAATGGTTATAAGTCCGGGTTTTTACTTAAAACCAAAAACAATTGATGACCTTATAGATATGGTTGTTGCCAGAGTTCTCGATCACCTCGGTGTAAAACACAGTATTTCAGAGAGATGGAGTGGTAATTAA
- a CDS encoding DUF7544 domain-containing protein, producing the protein MTEYFAFSKIDSALDKTKAVLWPFNLGIWLRLALISLFAGGITAINPFQFTGGSSDMSDFNTVMPAMGGFPDLTVVLLIILALVILFLIFGYLSSVFQFIFVDCLRTKEFRIRQYFSERVGKGARLFGFDLAVSLILILLVAVAMIALIAGFMGAGGGAMNIMFFFTMMLAIIIIAIPVALLFMLTIDFVVPIMIAKDCGVIEGWKECWNVMKRGWLQVIIYIIMKFILSVVIMIIMVIIAVIAAIIIGVPFLLAFIATIGLSSGALLSPLAVILLIAYIIILIPVVLIISVPFVTYIRMYSLEVLGAMAPEYSMTDYPDEIIAATDHSEE; encoded by the coding sequence ATGACTGAATATTTCGCATTTTCAAAGATAGATTCTGCACTTGACAAAACAAAGGCAGTATTATGGCCATTTAACCTGGGCATATGGCTCAGGCTGGCATTAATTTCCTTATTTGCAGGCGGAATTACGGCAATAAATCCATTCCAGTTTACAGGCGGTTCTTCAGATATGAGTGATTTCAATACTGTAATGCCAGCCATGGGTGGATTTCCTGACCTGACAGTGGTATTACTTATAATACTTGCACTTGTTATCCTGTTCCTGATATTTGGCTATCTGTCATCCGTATTCCAGTTTATTTTTGTGGACTGCCTGAGAACAAAGGAATTCAGAATAAGGCAGTACTTCAGTGAAAGAGTAGGAAAAGGTGCAAGGCTATTTGGATTTGACCTTGCAGTAAGTTTAATTTTGATACTGCTGGTTGCTGTGGCAATGATAGCACTGATTGCCGGCTTTATGGGTGCAGGCGGTGGTGCAATGAATATCATGTTCTTCTTTACCATGATGCTTGCGATAATTATCATTGCAATTCCAGTAGCTCTTTTATTCATGCTTACCATTGATTTTGTAGTTCCTATTATGATAGCAAAGGACTGTGGAGTTATTGAAGGATGGAAAGAATGCTGGAATGTGATGAAAAGGGGATGGCTTCAGGTTATAATTTACATAATTATGAAATTTATCCTGTCAGTTGTTATTATGATAATAATGGTAATTATAGCAGTGATTGCAGCTATAATCATCGGAGTGCCGTTCCTTCTTGCATTCATAGCGACAATCGGATTATCCTCAGGTGCATTGCTTTCTCCGCTGGCAGTTATTCTCCTGATTGCCTATATTATCATACTAATACCGGTTGTCCTGATTATCAGTGTCCCGTTTGTGACATATATCAGAATGTATTCACTTGAAGTGCTCGGCGCAATGGCACCTGAATATTCAATGACAGATTACCCGGATGAAATTATTGCAGCAACAGATCATTCTGAAGAATAA
- a CDS encoding HD domain-containing protein produces MKFIKDPVHGYVEVPGEILPFLDSSAVQRLRYVKQLGFSHLVYPGANHTRFEHSLGTMHLAGVMAKNLMLSAHDTTLVSLAGLLHDIGHGPFSHATESLMEKYIGRQHHEIRSHLKKGELAVLFEQSEISPDELYSIIGGEHNYAGIIHGELDVDRMDYLLRDAHYSGVPYGTVDAQRLIHSTIISEKGLVLKKSGINAAESLLIARTLMRPAVYYHHVSRIAEAMVKAAAEAHLLNIGTSEAERLFSLNDPAFMMEVSTSDSDFARELMERLSVRRLYKRSIYAGIEQLRYSSVTKMIELGDESGIKKAICEACGLDDDKILVDIPSRPSFMNIDVNVGEGAALTSLEDLSPLVNTLNETRKSQWRIGIYTPEEYRKSVEDAACDVLDIRKPTRQDKLNL; encoded by the coding sequence ATGAAATTTATTAAAGATCCTGTTCATGGTTATGTTGAAGTCCCCGGCGAAATTCTCCCTTTCCTGGATTCATCTGCCGTTCAGAGGCTCAGATATGTAAAACAACTTGGATTTTCTCATCTCGTTTACCCAGGTGCAAACCACACCCGTTTTGAACATTCACTCGGCACCATGCATCTTGCAGGTGTTATGGCAAAGAATCTTATGCTCTCTGCGCATGACACAACTCTTGTATCCCTTGCCGGGCTCCTGCACGACATTGGGCACGGTCCTTTCTCCCATGCTACAGAATCACTGATGGAAAAGTATATCGGAAGGCAGCACCACGAAATCAGGTCACATCTGAAAAAGGGTGAACTTGCGGTTCTTTTTGAACAGTCGGAGATATCTCCGGATGAGTTATACTCAATAATCGGCGGTGAGCATAATTACGCCGGAATTATCCATGGTGAACTTGATGTTGACCGAATGGACTATCTCCTGAGGGACGCCCATTACTCCGGAGTGCCTTACGGGACAGTTGATGCACAGCGGCTTATTCACAGTACTATTATCTCTGAAAAAGGGCTTGTACTGAAAAAGAGCGGTATTAATGCAGCAGAATCCCTTCTCATTGCAAGAACTCTAATGAGGCCTGCTGTATATTACCATCATGTGAGCAGAATTGCCGAAGCAATGGTAAAGGCGGCGGCAGAAGCACACCTTCTGAACATAGGAACTTCTGAAGCAGAGAGGCTCTTTTCGTTAAATGATCCTGCATTTATGATGGAAGTCTCCACTTCAGATTCTGATTTTGCAAGGGAACTTATGGAAAGACTCTCAGTCAGGCGACTGTACAAAAGATCAATCTATGCAGGGATAGAACAGCTAAGATATTCATCAGTGACTAAAATGATAGAACTTGGTGATGAATCCGGTATAAAAAAAGCGATCTGTGAGGCCTGCGGACTTGATGATGATAAAATACTGGTCGATATTCCGTCAAGACCATCGTTTATGAATATTGATGTCAATGTGGGTGAAGGTGCAGCATTAACTTCACTGGAAGACTTATCTCCCCTTGTAAATACATTAAATGAAACAAGAAAAAGCCAGTGGAGAATAGGAATATATACTCCGGAAGAATACAGAAAAAGTGTAGAAGATGCAGCCTGCGATGTCCTTGATATACGCAAACCAACCCGGCAGGATAAACTCAATCTCTGA